The DNA region GCAGCGGCTTGCCGGCGCCCGGCAGGTCCTCGAAGGCGCCGCGCTCCTGTGCCTCGCGGATCTGCCTGTCGACCCAGGTCTCGAAGTCGATGCCGGGCGGCTTCCGTTCGGTCATGAGGCCATTGTCGCGCGGTGCGGCGGCACCGGCAGTGCGTCCCGCGGCCTGCGGGCGGCCGCGTCAGGGCCCTGAAAGGCACCGTTCGGAAATTCGTCACGCCGGAATCCCCCATGCCGTAACGGACGTCACATCGGACGCGAAGACTGGCGGTTCCCGGCCACTGTGAAGCCGTGGACGGCCGATCACCGGTCCCGGCGGGCTTCCGGTGACGGATTCCGGCATTGACGCTGTTCGTGCGCCTGCCTAACGTCCGGCGTCATGACTCCCCGAGCGAGCGCCGACATGATCGATGCGCTGGATCGCCGCATCATCGCGGCGCTTCAGCTCAACGGTCGCGCTCCCTGGGCCGGGATAGCCCGCTGGGCGGGGACGAGCGAATCCACCGCCCAGCGCCGCTTCAACGCCCTGCGCGAGCGCAAGCTGCTCCATGTCGTCGGCGCGGTCGAGCTGGACCGCACCGGCGGCGGCTCGTCGATGCTCGTACGCATGCAGGCGCGTCCGGGCAAGGGCCTGGAGCTGGCGGAGCTGCTGGCCGAGTGCCCGGAGGTGCGCTTCCTCGCCCTCGTCACGGGCACCGCCGACCTGATCGTCGACTTCGTGGCCCGCGACAACGAGGAGCTGCTGCGGCTGCTCTACACCGATCTGCCGGGTGCGCATCTGATCGCGGGCACCGAGCACGTGGCGGTCATCCGTACGTTCTCCTCCGCCGCGATGTGGGACGCCGGGCTGCTGCCGGAGGAGGCGGTGGCCGATCTGCGTCCCGCGCGCACACCTCCCTGTGAGCGGGTCGACTGGGACAAGGCGCCGCAGCCGCTCACCGAGCTGGAACGGGCCGTCGTCGGCGAACTCGCCATCGACGGGCGGCTTCCCGTCACGACCATCGCCCGCAACCTCGACCGCGGCGAGTCCAGCGTCGCCCGTGCGCTGGAGCGCATGGTCGACCGCGGCTGCCTGCACTTCCGCACCCTCGCGGAGCCCGCACTGCTCGGCTACGAGGCCGAGTTCATGCTGTGGCTCTCCATCGACCCGGGGCGGCTGGAGGCCGCCGGACGGCAGCTCGCCAAGCATCCCGGGACGAAGTTCCTCGCGGCGGCCACCGGCAGATTCAACCTGGTCGGCCACATGGTGCTGCCGCGCCGTACCGATCTCTTCCGCTACACCGACGAGGTCATCGGCGCGCTGCCGGGCCTCAACGGCTCGGACGTGACCCTCCATCTCGTCACGCTCAAGGGCGCGTGGACCCGCATGGACCAGTTCGACGCATAACCGCCTGCTCCCCCGCCCCCGCGCGCCTCGACACCCGTACGGGCCGCACCACTTGGGCCCGCCGCCAGGAACCCCACATCCGTCCCCCGTTGGCATCGCTCGCATCCTTCACGCCCCTTTCGTCCCGCCGCACACCTCCGAATCCCCTGTGAGGCACCTTGTCCGCTCAAGACTCACCGGCGCAGCCGCCCGCCGCTTCCCCGTCCACAGGCACAGGCACCGGCTCAGGTACAGGCACAGGTACCGAGTACGCCGACGTCCCCTCGTGGCAGTGGCCCGAATCCGTATGGCGCGGCCATGTCGAGGCCGTACGTGCCGGGCGCACGCTGCTCCCACCACGCTGGCCGCAGGGTGCGCGTGCCGCCGTGGCGCTCTCCTTCGACTCCGATCACGAGACGATCCCGCTGCGCGACGGCGAGACCAGCCCCGGCCTGCTCGCACAGGGCGAGTACGGGGCACGCAAGGGCGCCGGCCGCGTCCTGGAGCTGCTGGAACGCCACGGTGCGCCCGCCACGTTCTTCATGCCTGCCGTCTCCGCCCTGCTCCACCCCGACGAGGCCCGGCGCTACGTGGGCGAGGGCCATGAGATCGCCGTGCACGGCTGGATACACGAGCGGAACACCCTGCTCGGCGCGGACGACGAGAAGGCCCTCATACGGCGCGCCAGGGAGACGCTCTCCGACGTCACCGGCCGGGAGGCCACCGGAATCCGCACGCCCTCCTGGGACTTCTCCGACTCCACGCTGGAGACGATCCTCGAACTCGGCTTCCGCTACGACTCTTCGCTGATGGCCGACGACGAGCCCTACGAGGTGCTCGCGAACGGCCGGGCCACCGGACTGGTGGAGATCCCCGTTGACTGGATCCGCGACGACGCCCCGTACTTCACGATGGACCGCTTCGGCGCGCTGCGCCCCTACACCCGCCCCCGGGACGTACTGGAGATCTGGAAGGACGAGTTCGACGCGGCCTACCGCGAAGGCGGCGTCTTCCAGCTCACCCTCCACCCGCACGTCATCGGGCACCGCTCGCGCCTCGTCGTGCTGCGCGAGCTGCTGGATCACATCGGCGGCCACCGCGACGTGTGGTTCGCGACCCACGACCAGCTCGCCGCTGCCGTCCGCGAGCAGCTCGACTCGCCTGAGCCGGGCCGCAGTTCCGGCCCCGAGAACTCCGGCTCCGCCCTCCACGGCCCTGACGGCACCGGTGCAGGCACCGTCGGCAGCGCGAGCGCGAGCACCGAGAACCGCCCCCGACCCGCCACCCACGCACCGACGGAGCAGCCCCGATGAGCACCCACACCTCTCCCGCGTCCTCCGCCGGTTCCGGCGGCCCACCGCCCTCCGACGGCAGACTCACCCGCGCCCAGCGCAAGGCTCTGCTGGCAGGCACCATCGGCAACACCGTCGAGTGGGTCGACTGGGCTCTCTACTCGATCTTCGTGAAGGTCATCTCGGAGGTGTTCTTCCCGAAGGCCGAAGGTGCCGTCGCCCTGCTCTCCACGCTCGCGGTCTTCGCCGTCGGATTCGTCGTACGGCCCGTGGGCGCCGCCGTGCTCGGCGCGTACGCGGACCGGCACGGCCGTAAGAAGGGACTCACGCTCACGGTGGGCCTGATGGCGGGTGCGTCCTTCGTCATCGCCCTGACGCCCGGCTACGGGGCGATAGGTGTCGCGGCGCCCGTCGTGCTGCTGATCGCGCGGCTGCTCCAGGGCTTCTCCGCGGGCGGCGAGTTCGGCTCCTCCTCAGCCTTCCTCGTGGAGTCCGCGGCGGCGGGACGCCGGGCGTTCGCCGGGTCGTGGCAGCAGGTCTCCGTCGGCGCGGGCACGCTGATCGCCTCGCTGCTGGGCACGGTGCTGACCTCTTCGCTCAGCGACGACGCGCTCCACTCGTGGGGCTGGCGGGTCGCGTTCGTCGCCGGCGGGCTGCTGGGCCTGGTGGGACTCTGGCTGCGGGTCTCCGTCGAGGACACCGAGTCGTTCACCAAGGCCGCGGAGAGCGGGCGTTCGCGCCGCAATCCGCTCGGTGCGATGTTCCGCGAGCATCCGCGCGCCGCGCTGCGCGTCGTCGGCATCACCGTCGCGGGCACCCTCACCTACTACGTGTGGATCACATATCTGCCGACGTACGCGAACCTCGCGACCGGCATCCCCATGGACAAGGCGCTGCTGTCGCAGACCCTGTGCCTGGCGATCTTCGTGACGCTGCTGCCTTTCGTCGGGAGGCTCTCGGACCGGATCGGGCGCAAGCCCACGATGGCCGGTTTCGCGGGCGGGTTCGTGGTGCTGTCGTGGCCGCTGCTGCACATGCTGAGCAACAGCTTCGCCAGCCTGTTCTTCGTGCAGCTCACGGGCATGATGCTGATCCTCGGCTACTCCGCGAACTGCGCGGTGATCATGGCCGAGCAGTTTCCCCCCGAGGTGCGCGCCACGGGCATCGCACTGCCCTACGCACTGGCCGTCGCCCTGTTCGGCGGTACGGCTCCGTACGTCACGACCTGGCTCAACGACGCGGGTCACGGCGGAATGGTGTGGCTGTACGTCTCGGCCGCGGCGCTGATCTCGCTGGCCGTCTATCTGACGATGCCGGAGACGAAGAACAAGGAGTTCGACTGATGGCCGGTGCCGGTGGCCCGGACGCGTCGGCTACGGGCGTGGGGACGCCGGCCGGCGGGCCACGGGACGCCGGTGCGCCGGAC from Streptomyces marispadix includes:
- a CDS encoding Lrp/AsnC family transcriptional regulator; its protein translation is MIDALDRRIIAALQLNGRAPWAGIARWAGTSESTAQRRFNALRERKLLHVVGAVELDRTGGGSSMLVRMQARPGKGLELAELLAECPEVRFLALVTGTADLIVDFVARDNEELLRLLYTDLPGAHLIAGTEHVAVIRTFSSAAMWDAGLLPEEAVADLRPARTPPCERVDWDKAPQPLTELERAVVGELAIDGRLPVTTIARNLDRGESSVARALERMVDRGCLHFRTLAEPALLGYEAEFMLWLSIDPGRLEAAGRQLAKHPGTKFLAAATGRFNLVGHMVLPRRTDLFRYTDEVIGALPGLNGSDVTLHLVTLKGAWTRMDQFDA
- a CDS encoding polysaccharide deacetylase family protein codes for the protein MSAQDSPAQPPAASPSTGTGTGSGTGTGTEYADVPSWQWPESVWRGHVEAVRAGRTLLPPRWPQGARAAVALSFDSDHETIPLRDGETSPGLLAQGEYGARKGAGRVLELLERHGAPATFFMPAVSALLHPDEARRYVGEGHEIAVHGWIHERNTLLGADDEKALIRRARETLSDVTGREATGIRTPSWDFSDSTLETILELGFRYDSSLMADDEPYEVLANGRATGLVEIPVDWIRDDAPYFTMDRFGALRPYTRPRDVLEIWKDEFDAAYREGGVFQLTLHPHVIGHRSRLVVLRELLDHIGGHRDVWFATHDQLAAAVREQLDSPEPGRSSGPENSGSALHGPDGTGAGTVGSASASTENRPRPATHAPTEQPR
- a CDS encoding MFS transporter, whose protein sequence is MSTHTSPASSAGSGGPPPSDGRLTRAQRKALLAGTIGNTVEWVDWALYSIFVKVISEVFFPKAEGAVALLSTLAVFAVGFVVRPVGAAVLGAYADRHGRKKGLTLTVGLMAGASFVIALTPGYGAIGVAAPVVLLIARLLQGFSAGGEFGSSSAFLVESAAAGRRAFAGSWQQVSVGAGTLIASLLGTVLTSSLSDDALHSWGWRVAFVAGGLLGLVGLWLRVSVEDTESFTKAAESGRSRRNPLGAMFREHPRAALRVVGITVAGTLTYYVWITYLPTYANLATGIPMDKALLSQTLCLAIFVTLLPFVGRLSDRIGRKPTMAGFAGGFVVLSWPLLHMLSNSFASLFFVQLTGMMLILGYSANCAVIMAEQFPPEVRATGIALPYALAVALFGGTAPYVTTWLNDAGHGGMVWLYVSAAALISLAVYLTMPETKNKEFD